One Penaeus chinensis breed Huanghai No. 1 chromosome 12, ASM1920278v2, whole genome shotgun sequence DNA segment encodes these proteins:
- the LOC125031197 gene encoding proline-, glutamic acid- and leucine-rich protein 1-like — MRAFLILAVVALAVEGQQRPGPPRRGPPHRRQFQGPPRGGPPFRGPPLPPPPGFRGPPPPPPPPPPGAFRPQGGPGFRPGQGQTLGQLPLNPRPQFDNPNFIPHEEDVFSGEEVAFHEGDDFGPLFADDIQGRPRPSHERFRDDDGGSLEATPFFQPDHDLPAATEDSHGVPETLVPHQQVEEPHQFEEETQEVVDVLSAPPSRRPRPPSQRPRPSQSRFPSHPNQFPQHNVIEEAPPQTRQRPLRDPLVEYQYDDEEGEDDEEEEEPDRLSILLQDSHFTCATKKNGYYADEEVECEVFHYCQDSVKHSWLCPEGASFHQVHLICMPRSEDNICAKSSKFHFVNEFLYKEVEGENKTYADRYYPEGFEDGVANLEDRPAPVRDFPQHNEPIHQGFVEDDRPVSLPPRRPDSFLDRLPPSDPAPQQFHPFEEHPGRPFVERRPGQFARPHPRPNGPQLGFQG, encoded by the exons ATGCGAGCGTTTCTGATATTGGCCGTGGTGGCGCTGGCCGTCGAGGGGCAGCAAAGACCAGGTCCTCCGAGACGAGGCCCACCACACCGCAGGCAGTTCCAGGGCCCACCGCGAGGAGGACCCCCATTCAGAGGCCCTCCACTCCCGCCCCCTCCAGGTTTCCGAGGaccacctccaccgcctcctccccctcctccgggcGCGTTCAGACCCCAGGGCGGGCCAGGATTCCGACCGGGCCAGGGACAGACGTTGGGCCAGCTGCCCCTGAACCCGCGGCCGCAGTTCGACAACCCCAACTTCATCCCGCACGAGGAAGATGTCTTTTCCGGGGAGGAGGTGGCGTTCCACGAGGGCGACGACTTCGGACCGCTCTTCGCCGATGACATACAGGGCCGCCCCCGTCCGAGCCACGAGCGGTTCCGGGATGACGATGGGGGCAGTCTCGAAGCCACGCCCTTCTTCCAACCCGACCACGACCTTCCTGCAGCCACCGAGGACTCGCATGGCGTCCCCGAAACCCTCGTCCCCCATCAGCAGGTGGAGGAACCGCACCAGTTCGAGGAGGAGACACAGGAGGTTGTCGACGTCTTGTCAGCGCCCCCTTCTAGACGTCCACGCCCACCCTCGCAGCGACCACGCCCATCACAGAGCCGGTTCCCGTCGCATCCCAATCAATTCCCTCAG CACAACGTCATCGAGGAAGCTCCACCTCAGACCCGTCAACGACCCCTCCGTGACCCCCTCGTCGAGTACCAGTACGacgacgaagaaggcgaagacgatgaagaggaggaagaacccGACCGCCTCTCGATCTTGCTGCAAGATTCCCACTTCACTTGCGCTACCAAGAAGAATGGTTATTACGCTGACGAAGAGGTGGAATGCGAGGTCTTCCATTACTGCCAGGATAGCGTGAAGCACTCCTGGTTGTGCCCTGAGGGAGCGTCTTTCCATCAG GTTCACCTGATTTGCATGCCCCGCTCCGAGGACAACATCTGCGCCAAATCCTCCAAGTTCCACTTCGTGAACGAGTTCCTCTACAAGGAGGTCGAGGGCGAGAACAAGACCTACGCCGACCGTTACTACCCAGAGGGCTTCGAGGACGGCGTCGCTAACCTCGAGGACAGACCGGCTCCTGTGCGTGACTTCCCCCAGCACAACGAACCGATCCACCAGGGCTTCGTGGAGGATGACCGGCCCGTGTCCTTGCCCCCTCGCCGCCCAGACTCCTTCCTGGACCGCCTCCCACCCTCAGATCCGGCGCCGCAGCAGTTCCACCCGTTTGAGGAGCATCCGGGGAGGCCCTTCGTGGAGAGGCGTCCGGGTCAGTTCGCGCGACCACATCCTCGCCCTAACGGACCTCAGTTAGGCTTCCAGGGATAA